In Kitasatospora sp. NBC_00240, the following are encoded in one genomic region:
- the rph gene encoding ribonuclease PH — protein sequence MSRIDGRTPDQLRPITIERGWSKHAEGSVLVSYGDTKVLCTASVTEGVPRWRKGTGEGWVTAEYSMLPRATNTRGDREAVKGRIGGRTHEISRLIGRSLRAVIDHRALAENTIVLDCDVLQADGGTRTAAITGAYVALVDAVAWARDKKILRAKGQPITGGVSAVSVGIIDGVPMLDLQYEEDVRAETDMNIVCTSDGRFVEVQGTAEGAPFDRALLDQLLDLGTLGCAELDEIQRKALQG from the coding sequence ATGTCACGCATCGACGGCCGCACCCCCGACCAGCTCCGCCCCATCACCATCGAACGAGGCTGGAGCAAGCACGCCGAAGGCTCCGTCCTCGTCTCCTACGGCGACACCAAGGTGCTCTGCACCGCCAGCGTCACCGAAGGCGTCCCCCGCTGGCGCAAGGGCACCGGCGAAGGCTGGGTCACCGCCGAGTACTCCATGCTCCCCCGCGCCACCAACACCCGCGGCGACCGCGAAGCCGTCAAGGGCCGCATCGGCGGCCGCACCCACGAGATCAGCCGCCTCATCGGCCGCTCGCTGCGCGCCGTCATCGACCACCGCGCCCTCGCCGAGAACACCATCGTGCTCGACTGCGACGTCCTGCAGGCCGACGGCGGCACCCGCACCGCCGCCATCACCGGCGCCTACGTCGCCCTCGTCGACGCCGTCGCCTGGGCCCGCGACAAGAAGATCCTCCGCGCCAAGGGACAGCCCATCACCGGCGGCGTCAGCGCCGTCAGCGTCGGCATCATCGACGGCGTCCCCATGCTCGACCTCCAGTACGAGGAGGACGTCCGCGCCGAGACCGACATGAACATCGTCTGCACCTCCGACGGCCGCTTCGTCGAGGTCCAGGGCACCGCCGAAGGCGCCCCCTTCGACCGCGCCCTGCTCGATCAGCTGCTCGACCTCGGCACCCTCGGCTGCGCCGAGCTCGACGAGATCCAGCGCAAGGCCCTCCAGGGCTGA
- the rdgB gene encoding RdgB/HAM1 family non-canonical purine NTP pyrophosphatase, translating to MSTRRLVLATRNQHKVTELRAILGRAGLDVELVGADAYPEIPDVAETGVTFAENALLKAHALAKATGLPAVADDSGLCVDVLNGAPGIFSARWAGKHGDDRANLDLLLAQLSDIAPEHRGAHFACAAALALPDGTERVVEGTLPGTLRTAPAGDGGFGYDPVLQPLGESRTCAELTADEKNAISHRGQAFRALAPVVRELLG from the coding sequence ATGAGCACCCGCCGACTCGTCCTCGCCACCCGCAACCAGCACAAGGTCACCGAACTCCGGGCCATCCTCGGCCGGGCCGGCCTGGACGTCGAACTGGTCGGCGCCGACGCCTACCCCGAGATCCCCGACGTCGCCGAGACCGGCGTCACCTTCGCCGAGAACGCCCTCCTCAAGGCGCACGCCCTCGCCAAGGCCACCGGACTGCCCGCCGTCGCCGACGACTCCGGCCTCTGCGTCGACGTGCTGAACGGCGCACCCGGCATCTTCTCCGCCCGCTGGGCCGGCAAGCACGGCGACGACCGGGCCAACCTCGACCTGCTGCTCGCCCAGCTCTCCGACATCGCCCCCGAGCACCGCGGCGCGCACTTCGCCTGCGCCGCCGCCCTGGCCCTCCCCGACGGCACCGAGCGGGTCGTCGAAGGCACCCTGCCCGGCACCCTGCGCACGGCCCCGGCGGGTGACGGTGGCTTCGGCTACGACCCCGTGCTGCAGCCGCTGGGCGAGAGCCGGACCTGCGCCGAACTCACCGCCGACGAGAAGAACGCGATCAGCCACCGCGGCCAGGCCTTCCGGGCGCTGGCGCCGGTGGTGCGGGAGCTGCTGGGCTGA
- a CDS encoding HNH endonuclease signature motif containing protein, which yields MTIKYTRELLTEPAAGSSSIDDMMRRLGVPLAGGTHSYPSKRLKHYGIDTSHFTGQAHNQGKAPASRLAPEEILVERPSENGRLPGRRIRQALTELGRPESCEGCGIGPEWLGEPLTLEVDHINGNWSGNRPGNLRSLCPNCHATTDTYCGRNRRARGATRSASGRPPLKEGSPAGQA from the coding sequence ATGACCATCAAGTACACCCGCGAACTGCTCACCGAGCCGGCCGCCGGATCCAGCAGCATCGACGACATGATGCGGCGCCTCGGCGTCCCACTGGCGGGCGGCACCCACAGCTACCCGAGCAAGCGGCTCAAGCACTACGGGATCGACACCTCGCACTTCACCGGACAGGCGCACAATCAGGGCAAGGCACCCGCGAGCAGGCTGGCCCCCGAGGAGATCCTCGTGGAACGCCCTTCGGAAAACGGGCGGCTTCCGGGGAGGAGGATCCGCCAGGCCCTGACAGAGCTCGGCCGGCCCGAGAGCTGCGAAGGTTGCGGCATAGGGCCCGAGTGGCTCGGCGAGCCGCTCACCCTCGAAGTGGATCACATCAACGGGAACTGGTCGGGCAACCGCCCCGGCAACCTCAGGTCGCTCTGCCCGAACTGCCACGCCACCACGGACACCTACTGCGGGAGAAACCGGCGCGCGCGGGGCGCCACCCGATCAGCGTCCGGCCGGCCACCTCTCAAAGAGGGCTCGCCGGCCGGCCAGGCCTGA
- the bcp gene encoding thioredoxin-dependent thiol peroxidase has protein sequence MSERLQAGDTAPAFTLPDADGKQVSLADHLGRKVIVYFYPAALTPGCTTQACDFTDNLEAFSGAGYEVVGISPDKPEKLGKFRETEDLKVTLLADEDKSVLEAYGAFGEKKLYGKTVVGVIRSTVIVDEQGKVEHALYNVKATGHVAKLLRDLKIAAA, from the coding sequence GTGAGCGAGCGCCTCCAGGCCGGAGACACCGCGCCTGCCTTCACCCTGCCCGACGCCGACGGCAAGCAGGTGTCCCTCGCCGACCACCTCGGTCGCAAGGTGATCGTGTACTTCTACCCCGCCGCCCTCACCCCCGGCTGCACCACCCAGGCCTGCGACTTCACCGACAACCTGGAGGCCTTCTCCGGCGCCGGGTACGAGGTCGTCGGCATCTCCCCGGACAAGCCCGAGAAGCTCGGCAAGTTCCGCGAGACGGAGGACCTCAAGGTCACCCTGCTCGCCGACGAGGACAAGTCCGTCCTGGAGGCCTACGGCGCCTTCGGCGAGAAGAAGCTCTACGGCAAGACCGTCGTCGGCGTGATCCGCTCCACCGTGATCGTGGACGAGCAGGGCAAGGTCGAGCACGCCCTGTACAATGTCAAGGCCACCGGCCACGTGGCCAAGCTGCTCCGTGACCTGAAGATCGCCGCGGCCTGA
- a CDS encoding PTS transporter subunit EIIC — protein MSSAGAAASRTTWWHGFYGGLQKMGRSLQLPVAVLPAAGILNRLGQDDVFGKDGLGWDNVAKVFAAAGGALLDSGLGLPLLFCIGVAIGMAKKADGSTALAAVVGFLVYYKVLQAFPEVCPAPTKLIGNRCVDPQSLAAEAAVYQNPGVLGGIVIGLLSAWLWVRFHRTRLVDWLGFFNGRRLVPMITALVGMLLACLAVWIWPPIGRAMTDFSQWLVDLGSGGAGIFGVANRALLLIGMHQLLNTFVWFQFGDFTKANGEVVHGDIPRFLAGDPTAGQFTSGFFPIMMFALPAAALAIAHAAKPHRRKEIYGLMLSVGLTSFVTGVTEPIEYSFAYIAPALYAVHALLTGASMAITWGLGVHDGFSFSAGLIDYVINWSLATKPWLIIPIGLCFAVVYYALFLFIIKKFNLKTPGREDDEEIEDVTKA, from the coding sequence ATGAGTTCAGCAGGCGCCGCAGCGTCACGGACGACATGGTGGCACGGCTTCTACGGCGGCCTCCAGAAGATGGGCCGCAGCCTCCAGCTGCCCGTGGCCGTGCTGCCCGCCGCGGGCATCCTGAACCGGCTCGGCCAGGACGACGTCTTCGGCAAGGACGGCCTCGGCTGGGACAACGTCGCCAAGGTGTTCGCGGCGGCCGGCGGCGCCCTGCTCGACTCGGGCCTCGGCCTGCCGCTGCTGTTCTGCATCGGCGTCGCGATCGGCATGGCCAAGAAGGCGGACGGCTCGACCGCGCTCGCCGCGGTGGTCGGCTTCCTGGTCTACTACAAGGTCCTCCAGGCCTTCCCGGAGGTCTGCCCGGCGCCGACCAAGCTGATCGGCAACCGCTGTGTGGACCCGCAGTCGCTCGCGGCCGAGGCCGCCGTCTACCAGAACCCCGGTGTGCTCGGCGGCATCGTGATCGGCCTGCTCTCCGCCTGGCTCTGGGTCCGCTTCCACCGCACCAGGCTGGTCGACTGGCTCGGCTTCTTCAACGGCCGCCGCCTGGTCCCGATGATCACCGCCCTGGTGGGCATGCTGCTCGCGTGCCTCGCGGTCTGGATCTGGCCGCCGATCGGACGCGCCATGACCGACTTCAGCCAGTGGCTGGTCGACCTCGGCTCCGGCGGCGCCGGAATCTTCGGCGTGGCCAACCGCGCCCTGCTGCTGATCGGCATGCACCAGCTGCTCAACACCTTCGTCTGGTTCCAGTTCGGCGACTTCACCAAGGCCAACGGCGAGGTGGTGCACGGCGACATCCCGCGCTTCCTGGCGGGCGACCCGACGGCCGGCCAGTTCACCTCCGGCTTCTTCCCGATCATGATGTTCGCCCTGCCGGCCGCCGCCCTGGCCATCGCCCACGCCGCCAAGCCGCACCGGCGCAAGGAGATCTACGGCCTGATGCTCTCGGTGGGCCTGACCTCTTTCGTCACCGGCGTCACCGAGCCGATCGAGTACTCCTTCGCCTACATCGCCCCCGCCCTCTACGCGGTGCACGCCCTGCTGACCGGCGCGTCGATGGCGATCACCTGGGGGCTCGGGGTGCACGACGGCTTCAGCTTCTCGGCGGGCCTGATCGACTACGTCATCAACTGGTCGCTGGCCACCAAACCCTGGCTGATCATCCCGATCGGCCTCTGCTTCGCGGTGGTCTACTACGCGCTGTTCCTCTTCATCATC
- a CDS encoding chitinase C-terminal domain-containing protein: MAAAGLAGLLVATLGAAPSQASATVDNASCRPDGMYATPGVDVPYCSVYDEAGREKMGADHQRRIIGYFTGWRTGKDGTPAYLVNNIPWDKVTHLNYAFGHIGSDNKLSVGTDGPNNEATGMTFPGVAGAEMDPTLPYKGHFNLLTKYKKQYPNVKTMISVGGWTETGGYFGDDGNRVNSGGFYSVTTNADGTVNQAGIDTFSASAVDFIKKYGFNGVDIDYEYATSMKDAGNPQDWTLANARRGALAKGYAALMKTLREKLDRAGAADGKHYLLSVAAPSSGYLLRGMETYQPAQYLDYVNIMSYDLHGAWNKYVGPNASLFDDGKDNELASANVYGTAQYGGIGYLNADWAFHYFRGAMPAGRINVGLPYYTRGFKNVTGGTNGLWGTASATTCPAGAGLTACGDGAVGIDNIWNDKDTAGKESPAGSNPMWHAKNLEKGVVPDYLAKYGLTDTALQGTYTRNYSSSLVAPWLWNDTKKVFLSTEDEQSVAAKADYIVNQGAGGTMIWELAGDYKWDAAANGGKGQYVQGSTLTSLMYDKFKAASPYGATRSTIALPQQTLPIDVTYTNFALGDSNYPINPKLHIVNNSTLTLPGGTEFQFDYSNSAPGNAKDQSGFGLTVIKQDNPGPGNVGGLKGTYNRVSVKLPGWQSLAPGASVDLDFTYYLPVSTPANWTVNVAGTLYGLTGDLTRGSTGGTSSPSPTATATASPTVTASPTATASPTATATATASPTATATATASPTATATAGACTGAPSWDAGATYATTTKVSWKGHYYSNKWWTKGEDPTTTGAWGVWSDLGAC; this comes from the coding sequence CTGGCCGCCGCCGGGCTGGCCGGCCTGCTGGTCGCCACGCTGGGCGCGGCGCCCTCGCAGGCGTCGGCCACCGTCGACAACGCCAGCTGTCGCCCCGACGGCATGTACGCCACGCCCGGCGTGGACGTGCCCTACTGCTCCGTCTACGACGAGGCCGGCCGCGAGAAGATGGGCGCCGACCACCAGCGCCGCATCATCGGCTACTTCACGGGCTGGCGCACCGGTAAGGACGGGACCCCCGCCTACCTGGTCAACAACATCCCGTGGGACAAGGTCACCCACCTGAACTACGCGTTCGGGCACATCGGCAGCGACAACAAGCTGTCGGTCGGCACGGACGGCCCGAACAACGAGGCCACCGGGATGACCTTCCCGGGCGTGGCCGGCGCGGAGATGGACCCGACGCTCCCGTACAAGGGCCACTTCAACCTGCTGACCAAGTACAAGAAGCAGTACCCGAACGTCAAGACGATGATCTCGGTGGGCGGTTGGACCGAGACCGGCGGCTACTTCGGCGACGACGGCAACCGGGTCAACTCCGGCGGCTTCTACTCGGTGACCACCAACGCCGACGGCACCGTCAACCAGGCGGGCATCGACACCTTCTCGGCCTCGGCGGTCGACTTCATCAAGAAGTACGGCTTCAACGGCGTCGACATCGACTACGAGTACGCGACCTCGATGAAGGACGCGGGCAACCCGCAGGACTGGACGCTGGCCAACGCCCGGCGCGGCGCGCTGGCCAAGGGCTACGCGGCGCTGATGAAGACGCTGCGCGAGAAGCTGGACCGGGCCGGCGCCGCCGACGGCAAGCACTACCTGCTGTCGGTCGCGGCCCCGTCGTCCGGGTACCTGCTGCGCGGCATGGAGACCTACCAGCCGGCGCAGTACCTCGACTACGTCAACATCATGTCGTACGACCTGCACGGCGCCTGGAACAAGTACGTCGGCCCGAACGCCTCGCTGTTCGACGACGGCAAGGACAACGAGCTGGCGTCGGCCAACGTCTACGGCACCGCCCAGTACGGCGGCATCGGCTACCTGAACGCCGACTGGGCGTTCCACTACTTCCGCGGCGCGATGCCGGCCGGCCGGATCAACGTCGGCCTGCCGTACTACACCCGCGGGTTCAAGAACGTCACCGGTGGCACCAACGGCCTCTGGGGCACCGCGAGCGCCACCACCTGCCCGGCCGGCGCCGGTCTCACCGCGTGCGGTGACGGTGCCGTCGGCATCGACAACATCTGGAACGACAAGGACACCGCAGGCAAGGAGTCCCCGGCCGGGTCGAACCCGATGTGGCACGCCAAGAACCTGGAGAAGGGCGTCGTCCCCGACTACCTCGCCAAGTACGGCCTGACCGACACCGCGCTGCAGGGCACCTACACCCGCAACTACAGCTCCAGCCTGGTGGCGCCGTGGCTGTGGAACGACACCAAGAAGGTCTTCCTCTCGACCGAGGACGAGCAGTCGGTGGCCGCCAAGGCGGACTACATCGTCAACCAGGGTGCCGGCGGCACGATGATCTGGGAGCTCGCGGGCGACTACAAGTGGGACGCGGCCGCCAACGGCGGCAAGGGCCAGTACGTGCAGGGCTCGACGCTGACCTCGCTGATGTACGACAAGTTCAAGGCCGCCTCGCCGTACGGCGCGACCCGCTCCACGATCGCGCTGCCGCAGCAGACCCTGCCGATCGACGTGACGTACACCAACTTCGCTCTGGGTGACTCGAACTACCCGATCAACCCGAAGCTCCACATCGTCAACAACTCGACGCTGACCCTGCCGGGCGGCACCGAGTTCCAGTTCGACTACAGCAACTCGGCCCCGGGCAACGCCAAGGACCAGTCCGGCTTCGGTCTGACCGTCATCAAGCAGGACAACCCGGGCCCGGGCAACGTGGGCGGCCTCAAGGGCACCTACAACCGCGTCTCGGTGAAGCTGCCGGGCTGGCAGTCGCTGGCGCCGGGCGCCTCCGTCGACCTGGACTTCACCTACTACCTGCCGGTCTCGACCCCGGCCAACTGGACGGTGAACGTCGCGGGCACGCTGTACGGCCTGACCGGCGACCTGACCCGCGGCTCGACCGGCGGCACCTCCTCGCCGAGCCCGACCGCGACGGCCACCGCCTCGCCGACCGTCACGGCCTCGCCCACCGCGACCGCCTCGCCGACCGCCACGGCGACCGCGACGGCCTCGCCGACCGCCACCGCCACGGCGACCGCTTCGCCCACCGCGACGGCCACCGCCGGTGCCTGCACCGGTGCCCCGAGCTGGGACGCCGGCGCGACCTACGCGACCACCACCAAGGTGTCGTGGAAGGGCCACTACTACAGCAACAAGTGGTGGACCAAGGGCGAGGACCCCACGACCACCGGTGCGTGGGGCGTCTGGAGCGACCTCGGAGCCTGCTGA
- a CDS encoding DUF3618 domain-containing protein, which translates to MGEASTKDKADTRTAAQIEADIARTRTKLASTLDELAVRVHPSTVAAQVKAKAVASVEQKAGRAYVAASGAVEKAKAQFTDEKGRPRKERIVPAALVGVGVVLLVASARRRRRG; encoded by the coding sequence GTGGGCGAGGCGAGCACGAAGGACAAGGCGGACACGCGGACGGCCGCCCAGATCGAGGCGGACATCGCGCGGACCCGCACCAAGCTGGCGTCGACCCTGGACGAGCTCGCGGTGCGGGTGCACCCGTCGACGGTCGCCGCGCAGGTGAAGGCCAAGGCGGTGGCGTCGGTGGAGCAGAAGGCCGGCCGGGCGTACGTGGCGGCGAGCGGGGCGGTGGAGAAGGCGAAGGCGCAGTTCACGGACGAGAAGGGCCGCCCGCGCAAGGAGCGGATCGTGCCGGCCGCGCTGGTCGGCGTCGGTGTGGTGCTGCTGGTGGCGTCGGCGCGCAGGCGCCGGCGGGGCTGA